One Kitasatospora sp. NBC_01287 DNA window includes the following coding sequences:
- a CDS encoding HIT family protein — translation MDCAFCTLLADPAAPIHPVFRDGTALAFLDHRPLFPGHLLVVPVRHARTLTDLPPELVGPFFERVRLLTGAVEQAMAAQGSFVALNNRVSQSVPHLFLGRFESVS, via the coding sequence ATGGACTGCGCCTTCTGCACCCTGCTGGCCGACCCCGCCGCACCGATCCACCCGGTCTTCCGGGACGGCACGGCGCTGGCCTTCCTGGACCACCGGCCGCTCTTCCCCGGCCACCTGCTGGTGGTGCCGGTCCGCCACGCTCGCACGCTCACCGACCTGCCGCCGGAGCTGGTCGGCCCGTTCTTCGAGCGGGTACGGCTGCTGACCGGGGCCGTCGAGCAGGCGATGGCGGCGCAGGGCTCGTTCGTCGCGCTGAACAACCGGGTCAGCCAGTCGGTGCCGCACCTCTTCTTGGGACGGTTTGAATCTGTCTCATGA